From Arcobacter sp. CECT 8986, a single genomic window includes:
- a CDS encoding class II aldolase and adducin N-terminal domain-containing protein — MTDKSVIDLLSNLSLTMFRKNFFGIYHGAISAKVDHNSFIINTSDAIFDEMTEKSFCHLTTTQQDYRWNEASIEAYIHATIYNNIHEAKYIAFGMPIFTTAYTLDHNKIIFDDYFGKTTFGEIDVIDPGDYDTWYDRNALEITKYLKEHNTRTMVIKGVGTYVYDRDINELVKRVAILENSCRLISIRSSYS, encoded by the coding sequence ATGACAGATAAAAGTGTAATTGACTTATTAAGTAACCTATCATTAACAATGTTTAGAAAAAACTTCTTTGGTATCTACCATGGAGCAATATCAGCAAAAGTTGACCATAACTCATTTATCATTAATACATCAGATGCTATTTTTGATGAGATGACTGAAAAATCTTTTTGTCATTTAACTACAACCCAACAAGATTATAGATGGAATGAAGCAAGTATTGAAGCATATATTCACGCAACAATATATAACAATATACATGAAGCAAAATATATTGCATTTGGTATGCCTATTTTTACAACTGCATATACACTTGACCACAATAAAATAATCTTTGATGATTACTTTGGAAAAACTACATTTGGAGAGATAGATGTAATTGACCCAGGTGATTATGATACATGGTATGATAGAAATGCATTAGAAATCACAAAATACCTAAAAGAGCACAATACAAGAACAATGGTAATAAAAGGTGTAGGAACTTACGTTTATGATAGAGATATAAATGAACTTGTAAAAAGAGTTGCTATCTTAGAAAATAGTTGTAGATTGATAAGTATTAGGTCTTCATATAGTTGA
- a CDS encoding HU family DNA-binding protein — protein MNKAEFIDAVATKAGLSKKDAKNAVDAVLETITETLVKKDSVSFIGFGTFTTSERAERTAKVPGTDRTVTVPATTVAKFKVGKALKEAVAAK, from the coding sequence ATGAACAAGGCTGAATTTATAGATGCTGTAGCTACTAAAGCTGGATTATCAAAAAAAGATGCAAAAAATGCTGTTGACGCAGTATTAGAAACAATTACTGAAACTTTAGTAAAAAAAGATTCTGTTAGTTTTATCGGATTTGGAACATTCACAACTTCTGAAAGAGCTGAAAGAACAGCTAAAGTTCCAGGAACTGATAGAACTGTTACAGTACCTGCTACTACAGTTGCTAAATTTAAAGTTGGTAAAGCTTTAAAAGAAGCTGTTGCTGCTAAATAA
- a CDS encoding glycoside hydrolase family 3 N-terminal domain-containing protein, translating to MKKILLIIILVITFLQGFAFANESIDETTLKKMIGKMLIVGFNESKVNENSKIVKDIKKYNLSGVILFDRYYTNRNKVKNIVSLKQVKQLTTTLQNISKEPLIISIDQEGGKVARLKENIGFIETPSAKDIASNSLENATNIYNKLAKNLKDIGINCDFAPVVDLSIEPKNYVINQLNRSYGKEPIKVSKYAQTFITSLEKQNIISTLKHFPGHGSSTTDSHKGFVDITNTWSKKELKPYKEILKNNNKSMMIMTAHVYNKNLDSKYPATLSKKVNTQLLRDKLNYKGVIISDDMQMKAISSHYSLEKSVILAINSGIDILLFGNQLDYTSTDKIINTIYKNVMNKNISIEKIVLANKRIDKLKATIKE from the coding sequence ATGAAAAAAATATTACTAATTATTATACTTGTTATTACTTTTTTGCAAGGTTTTGCTTTTGCAAATGAATCAATTGATGAAACAACTTTAAAAAAGATGATAGGAAAGATGCTAATAGTTGGTTTCAATGAAAGTAAAGTCAATGAAAATAGCAAGATTGTAAAAGATATTAAAAAATATAATCTTTCAGGTGTTATACTATTTGATAGGTATTATACAAATAGAAACAAAGTCAAAAATATAGTCTCACTAAAGCAGGTAAAACAACTTACAACTACATTACAAAATATATCAAAAGAGCCTTTGATTATATCAATTGATCAAGAAGGTGGTAAAGTTGCAAGACTCAAAGAAAATATAGGTTTTATAGAAACACCTAGTGCAAAAGATATAGCTTCAAATAGTTTAGAAAATGCAACTAATATTTATAATAAACTTGCCAAAAACTTAAAAGATATTGGAATAAATTGTGATTTTGCTCCTGTTGTTGATTTAAGTATTGAGCCAAAGAACTATGTAATAAATCAACTAAATAGGTCATATGGCAAAGAACCTATTAAGGTATCTAAATATGCACAGACTTTTATAACTTCTCTTGAAAAACAAAATATTATAAGCACATTGAAACACTTCCCTGGTCATGGCTCTTCAACAACTGACTCCCATAAAGGATTTGTTGATATAACTAATACTTGGAGTAAAAAAGAATTAAAACCATACAAAGAAATACTTAAAAACAATAATAAATCAATGATGATTATGACTGCGCATGTTTATAATAAAAATCTTGATTCTAAATATCCAGCAACACTTTCAAAAAAAGTAAATACACAATTATTAAGAGATAAGCTTAATTATAAAGGTGTAATAATAAGTGATGATATGCAAATGAAGGCCATTTCAAGTCACTATTCCCTTGAAAAAAGTGTAATTTTAGCAATAAATAGTGGTATAGATATTTTACTTTTTGGAAATCAACTTGATTATACAAGTACAGATAAAATCATAAATACAATTTATAAAAATGTGATGAATAAAAATATCTCAATAGAAAAAATAGTTTTAGCAAATAAAAGAATAGATAAATTAAAAGCAACAATTAAAGAGTAA
- a CDS encoding monovalent cation:proton antiporter-2 (CPA2) family protein → MENSELLNSTLYLFAVATILVALSKRLGLGSILGLLIAGVIVGPYSPGPILTNKVDAVRHITEFGVVLLLFVIGLEMQPKKLWSMRKEVFGLGSAQILFSGFLIFLYSLYYSQTWQVALLVGLTFALSSTAFVMQILQEKGELYTPKGKSGFSILLMQDLAVVPLLALVPILAEKGQLSKNHSLFEQIIIAIVSILALIAIGKYVIPKVLDYLAKHQNREAFFFSIMLSVIFAAWAMEHAGLSMALGAFIMGMMLSSSQYHYQIQAQVEPYKGILMTMFFIAVGMSIDINAMMSNPWILIQHLFVILGIKIVALFLLMIYMGYNKSTAVSVSFLLSQSGEFGFVLFGAAKALGVISDELFIAAVTIISFSMLLTPMVVSIGDKLAFKLKKEPTPIESAYVPDDSWKGVLIAGYGRVGRTVSTMFEHAQIPYVAFDIDSSRVELGQKERRPVYYGELSELDFLNKVGLDRVEAVILTVDNHRTAVKMISHIRSLYPRLMIFSRTKDMKSRDALIKHGATWGMPESIEGSLRLGAETLLKLGMTREEVFDILTYFRKDDYETIKELHKHLDKEEE, encoded by the coding sequence GTGGAAAATTCAGAACTATTAAATTCAACTCTTTATTTGTTTGCTGTTGCAACAATACTAGTAGCTCTTTCAAAAAGATTAGGGCTTGGAAGTATATTAGGACTTCTAATTGCAGGTGTTATTGTAGGTCCATATTCTCCTGGACCAATTTTGACAAATAAAGTAGATGCTGTTCGTCATATTACAGAGTTTGGTGTGGTTTTGCTTCTATTTGTTATTGGTTTGGAAATGCAACCTAAGAAGTTATGGAGTATGCGTAAAGAGGTATTTGGTTTAGGAAGTGCACAAATACTTTTTTCTGGTTTTTTAATTTTTCTATATAGTCTATACTATTCTCAAACTTGGCAAGTTGCTTTACTTGTTGGGCTTACTTTTGCTTTATCTTCTACTGCTTTTGTTATGCAAATACTACAAGAAAAGGGTGAACTTTATACGCCAAAAGGTAAAAGTGGATTTTCTATTCTTTTGATGCAAGATTTAGCAGTTGTTCCTTTACTTGCACTTGTTCCTATTTTAGCTGAAAAGGGTCAATTATCTAAAAATCACTCATTATTTGAACAAATTATAATTGCAATAGTTTCTATTTTAGCTCTAATTGCAATAGGAAAATATGTAATTCCAAAAGTGTTAGATTATTTAGCAAAACATCAAAATAGAGAAGCTTTTTTCTTCTCTATTATGTTATCTGTGATATTTGCTGCATGGGCGATGGAACATGCTGGACTTTCTATGGCATTGGGTGCATTTATTATGGGGATGATGCTTTCAAGTTCACAATATCATTATCAAATTCAAGCACAAGTTGAACCATATAAAGGTATCTTGATGACTATGTTTTTTATAGCTGTTGGTATGTCAATAGATATAAATGCTATGATGAGCAATCCATGGATTTTGATTCAACATCTTTTTGTAATATTAGGTATAAAAATAGTTGCACTATTTTTATTGATGATATATATGGGATACAATAAATCAACAGCAGTTTCAGTGTCTTTTTTATTATCTCAAAGTGGTGAGTTTGGTTTTGTACTTTTTGGAGCTGCAAAAGCACTTGGCGTTATTAGTGATGAGTTATTTATAGCAGCTGTTACTATTATTTCATTTAGTATGTTATTAACTCCTATGGTTGTAAGTATTGGTGATAAATTGGCTTTTAAATTAAAAAAAGAGCCAACACCAATAGAATCAGCTTATGTTCCAGATGATTCTTGGAAAGGTGTGCTTATTGCAGGATATGGAAGAGTTGGACGAACAGTATCTACTATGTTTGAACACGCTCAAATACCTTATGTTGCTTTTGATATTGATTCTTCAAGGGTTGAACTAGGGCAAAAAGAGAGAAGACCTGTATATTATGGTGAGTTAAGTGAACTTGATTTTTTAAATAAAGTTGGACTAGATAGAGTTGAAGCAGTAATTCTTACAGTTGATAACCATAGAACTGCTGTAAAAATGATTTCTCATATTAGATCACTTTATCCAAGACTTATGATTTTTTCAAGAACAAAAGATATGAAATCAAGAGATGCACTTATAAAACATGGCGCAACTTGGGGAATGCCTGAGTCAATTGAAGGAAGTTTAAGACTTGGTGCAGAAACACTACTAAAACTTGGTATGACAAGAGAAGAGGTTTTTGATATCTTGACTTATTTTAGAAAAGATGATTATGAGACTATAAAAGAGCTACATAAACATCTTGATAAAGAAGAGGAGTAG
- a CDS encoding TetR/AcrR family transcriptional regulator, with protein MTKKEKRKEEILDAAANAFYTNGYSATSLDEITKEVGCSKRTIYNEFASKDGIFKELIITNTNQVISVLENKKFESSDLKENLVHFGFTLMNTYMQPKMVGVFKVILNESTRFPELGKIFFENGPKKGTEVLKRILKNAASLKQTKEFDEDNADYFIGMLRSNIHLRVLLGLKETPKEEELKKYVEGAVDIFLNGVAK; from the coding sequence ATGACTAAAAAAGAGAAAAGAAAAGAAGAGATATTAGACGCAGCTGCAAATGCTTTTTATACAAATGGATACAGTGCAACTAGTTTAGATGAAATTACAAAAGAAGTAGGGTGCTCAAAAAGAACTATTTATAATGAGTTTGCAAGTAAAGATGGTATTTTTAAAGAACTTATTATTACAAATACAAATCAAGTAATCTCTGTTTTAGAAAATAAAAAATTCGAAAGTAGCGATTTGAAGGAGAATTTAGTTCATTTTGGATTTACGCTGATGAATACATATATGCAACCAAAGATGGTAGGTGTATTTAAAGTAATATTAAATGAATCTACAAGATTTCCAGAATTAGGAAAAATCTTTTTTGAAAATGGTCCAAAAAAAGGTACAGAAGTTCTAAAAAGAATATTAAAAAATGCAGCATCATTAAAGCAAACAAAAGAGTTTGATGAAGATAACGCTGATTATTTTATAGGAATGTTAAGAAGTAATATTCATTTAAGAGTTTTATTGGGATTAAAAGAGACACCAAAAGAAGAAGAACTAAAAAAATATGTTGAAGGTGCAGTTGATATATTTTTAAATGGAGTAGCTAAATAA
- a CDS encoding HlyD family secretion protein produces the protein MLKEKRKKYLSIFFIFIFVIAIIYIIYHFVYASKFISTENAYTKADVAQVIPKINAPVKDVKVIDTQYVNKGDTIIILDEEDAKIALESAKANLEEKRREIEQLISNDKEFIKKINLDDSKINVLKTTKEKAYIELQKAKKDLNRYSHLLKSKSVSQQNFDDIKLAYDNAKKSWEEAKLNLQSAITSKSVTKAQKESNLQLIKDKKIETNPQVLKAKSDYDKALLDLKRTVIKAPISGIVTQKNVKIGQYVNTNSQLLTIVPISKIYVNANFKESKLKDLKIGQKVELFSDLYGEDTLYHGVVEGISSATGSELSLIPAQNATGNWIKVVQRLPIRIKLNEDELLKKPLYTGLSMHVKVSLDKAN, from the coding sequence ATGTTAAAAGAGAAAAGAAAAAAATATTTAAGTATATTTTTTATATTTATTTTTGTGATAGCAATCATATATATTATTTATCATTTTGTATATGCTTCAAAATTTATATCAACTGAAAATGCATACACAAAAGCAGATGTTGCACAAGTTATACCAAAAATAAATGCTCCTGTAAAAGATGTGAAAGTAATAGATACTCAATACGTTAATAAAGGTGATACAATAATTATTTTAGATGAAGAGGATGCAAAAATTGCACTAGAGAGTGCAAAAGCTAATCTAGAAGAAAAAAGAAGAGAAATCGAGCAATTAATAAGCAATGATAAAGAGTTTATCAAAAAAATAAATCTTGATGATTCTAAAATAAATGTATTAAAAACTACAAAAGAGAAAGCATATATAGAGCTTCAAAAAGCTAAAAAAGATTTAAATAGATATTCTCATTTATTAAAAAGTAAATCAGTTTCTCAACAAAATTTTGATGATATTAAACTTGCTTATGATAATGCAAAAAAATCATGGGAAGAAGCTAAATTAAACTTACAAAGTGCAATAACATCAAAATCAGTTACAAAAGCACAGAAAGAATCAAACTTACAACTTATAAAAGATAAAAAAATAGAGACAAATCCACAGGTATTAAAAGCAAAATCTGATTATGATAAAGCGCTATTAGATTTAAAAAGAACAGTTATAAAAGCACCAATTTCTGGAATTGTTACACAAAAAAATGTAAAAATTGGACAATATGTAAATACAAATAGTCAACTTCTTACAATTGTTCCTATTAGCAAAATATATGTAAATGCAAATTTTAAAGAGAGTAAATTAAAAGATTTAAAAATAGGACAAAAAGTTGAGTTATTTTCTGATTTATATGGAGAAGATACACTTTATCATGGTGTAGTTGAGGGAATATCAAGTGCAACTGGTTCTGAGTTATCACTAATTCCAGCACAAAATGCTACTGGAAACTGGATAAAAGTAGTACAAAGACTTCCTATTAGAATAAAACTAAATGAAGATGAGCTTCTAAAAAAACCTTTATATACTGGGTTATCAATGCATGTAAAAGTTTCTTTAGATAAAGCCAATTAA
- a CDS encoding DHA2 family efflux MFS transporter permease subunit gives MEERYPALKGFALVFGAFILSFGNFIVVLDTTITNVAIPTISGDLGVSTTQGTWVITTYAVAEAITVPLTGWLSKQFGEVRVFLVSVVGFVIFSTLCGLSNSLEFLIVFRIFQGLTAGPIIPLSATLLLSIFPKDKSHVAMAIWGMMTVVAPIFGPILGGYISDNWHWAWIFYINIFFGLILIFGTIFTLKNRETKITKTKIDYGGLILLIVFVSAFQIMLDKGRELDWFESTYITTCAIISFISLVVFIIWELTQEHPILDLSVVKSKNWTISTLILSFTFAVFFGNVLISPLWLQQIMGYTATWSGIAVAPIGILAVISSPIIGNLLPKVDSRYIVIYGMAVLAISFYMRALLNIDATFYSVAIPTLVLGAGIPACMITLTSLGISELRPNQITSGAGLQNFLRIMAMAIGSSLSQTYWEHMQKVNRVELLNAQDYAQKIEIIKDLNPSFTTQSAYAYFSNMIEKQAVMLATNDFYAMATILIVIFGLLAFFLNPLHKKAVA, from the coding sequence ATGGAAGAAAGATATCCCGCATTAAAAGGCTTTGCTTTAGTTTTTGGAGCATTTATACTCTCATTTGGTAACTTTATAGTAGTTTTGGATACCACAATTACAAATGTTGCTATTCCTACAATCTCAGGTGATTTAGGAGTTTCAACTACTCAAGGTACTTGGGTTATTACTACATATGCAGTTGCAGAAGCTATTACTGTACCACTTACAGGATGGCTTAGTAAACAGTTTGGAGAAGTTAGAGTATTTTTAGTATCTGTTGTTGGATTTGTAATATTTTCAACTTTATGTGGACTTTCAAACTCTTTAGAGTTTTTGATTGTTTTTAGAATTTTTCAAGGTTTAACAGCAGGTCCAATTATTCCTCTTTCTGCAACACTGCTTTTATCAATATTTCCAAAAGACAAGTCACATGTAGCTATGGCAATTTGGGGAATGATGACTGTTGTTGCTCCTATTTTTGGTCCTATTTTGGGTGGTTATATATCTGATAATTGGCATTGGGCATGGATTTTTTATATAAATATTTTCTTTGGCTTAATACTAATTTTTGGAACAATCTTTACTTTAAAAAATAGAGAAACAAAAATTACAAAAACAAAAATTGATTATGGTGGATTAATCTTACTTATTGTTTTTGTAAGTGCATTCCAAATTATGTTAGATAAAGGTAGAGAACTTGATTGGTTTGAGTCGACATATATCACAACTTGTGCAATAATATCTTTTATTTCATTGGTTGTTTTTATTATTTGGGAATTAACACAAGAGCACCCTATTTTAGATTTAAGTGTTGTAAAATCAAAAAACTGGACTATTTCTACTTTGATTCTAAGTTTTACTTTTGCAGTATTTTTTGGAAATGTTTTAATAAGTCCATTATGGCTTCAACAAATTATGGGTTATACAGCAACTTGGTCAGGTATTGCAGTTGCTCCAATTGGAATTTTGGCAGTTATAAGTTCACCAATTATAGGAAACTTACTTCCAAAAGTCGATTCAAGATACATAGTTATATATGGAATGGCAGTTCTTGCTATATCATTTTATATGAGAGCACTTTTAAATATTGATGCAACTTTTTATTCTGTTGCTATTCCTACTTTAGTATTAGGTGCAGGAATTCCTGCTTGTATGATTACTTTAACTTCACTTGGTATATCTGAGTTAAGACCAAATCAAATAACAAGTGGAGCAGGATTACAAAACTTTTTAAGAATTATGGCTATGGCTATTGGTTCTTCACTGAGTCAAACATATTGGGAACATATGCAAAAAGTAAATAGAGTTGAGTTATTAAATGCACAAGATTATGCACAAAAAATAGAGATAATAAAAGATTTAAATCCTAGTTTTACCACACAAAGTGCATATGCATATTTTTCAAATATGATTGAAAAACAAGCAGTAATGCTTGCCACAAATGATTTTTATGCTATGGCAACAATACTTATTGTAATATTTGGATTATTAGCATTTTTTCTAAATCCATTACATAAAAAAGCAGTAGCTTAA
- the cptA gene encoding phosphoethanolamine transferase CptA produces MDFKKNNILMLFKYLLFFFYFSAVYQTLCFAFNVSGFIGLRESFYASFLWLVPVLLFQKYSKRLALIIGVISWIGSLPSLFYFFIYKQEFSQSVIYIIFESNIVESNEFLHTYFSWWMIPAFIVYSVIPYFFWKRLDNINLVISKKLILVPLFLFISTASFAKGYIFGTSKFDSSVNRQMTRMQSATPWNIVFGYINYKKVLDDMEELLAKNSTLPPVENLKDSSSNVNTIVLVIGESTNRNRMSLYGYERDTTPRLNKMKDDLVVFKNVYSPRPYTIEVLQQALTFADEKHPNMYLKKVNLLNIMKQAGYETYWITNQQTQTKRNTMLTTFSKMVDHQVYLNNNRRQNSSSYDEVVLKPFNDVLNDKEVKKKFIVVHLLGTHSRYDYRYPEKFAKFSGLKVSDKLDEKKTETYNNYDNAVYYNDYVVSNLINDVKKLDTSASLLYLSDHGEEVYDDVNKLKMGRNEYAPTDSMYTVPFIIYGNKKYRETNDYNKMKALTNRYFSSSDLIYTFSDFAKLRYDSLDLSRSILSEDFVQRPIYIGDPENKKPLRNLLKNPFVYEKIKLQS; encoded by the coding sequence ATGGATTTCAAAAAAAACAATATACTTATGCTTTTTAAGTATCTACTTTTTTTCTTTTATTTCTCAGCTGTTTATCAAACTTTATGTTTTGCTTTTAATGTTTCAGGATTTATAGGATTAAGAGAATCTTTTTATGCATCTTTTCTTTGGCTAGTTCCTGTTCTTTTATTTCAAAAATATTCAAAAAGACTTGCTTTAATTATTGGTGTTATTTCATGGATTGGTTCATTGCCAAGTCTTTTTTATTTTTTTATTTACAAACAAGAGTTTTCTCAAAGTGTAATTTATATTATATTTGAGTCAAATATTGTGGAATCAAATGAGTTTTTACATACTTATTTCTCATGGTGGATGATTCCAGCATTTATTGTTTATTCTGTTATTCCATATTTCTTTTGGAAGAGATTGGATAATATAAATCTTGTTATTTCTAAAAAACTTATCTTAGTTCCATTGTTTTTATTTATTTCAACTGCTTCATTTGCAAAAGGATATATATTTGGAACTTCTAAATTTGATAGCTCAGTTAACAGACAAATGACAAGAATGCAATCTGCAACACCTTGGAATATCGTATTTGGTTATATTAATTATAAAAAAGTACTAGATGATATGGAAGAACTACTTGCAAAAAATAGTACATTGCCTCCTGTTGAAAACTTAAAAGATTCAAGTAGTAATGTAAATACTATTGTTTTAGTTATTGGCGAATCTACAAATAGAAATAGAATGAGTTTATATGGATATGAAAGAGATACAACTCCTAGATTAAATAAAATGAAAGATGATTTAGTAGTGTTTAAAAATGTATATTCACCTAGACCATATACAATTGAAGTATTACAACAAGCACTAACTTTTGCTGATGAAAAACATCCTAATATGTACTTGAAAAAAGTAAATCTATTAAATATTATGAAACAAGCAGGTTATGAAACATATTGGATTACAAATCAACAAACACAAACAAAAAGAAATACTATGCTTACTACATTTTCTAAAATGGTAGACCATCAAGTATATTTAAATAACAATAGAAGACAAAATAGTTCTTCTTATGATGAAGTAGTATTAAAACCTTTTAATGATGTATTAAATGATAAAGAAGTTAAGAAAAAATTTATTGTAGTTCATTTACTTGGTACTCACTCAAGATATGATTATAGATATCCAGAAAAATTTGCAAAATTTAGTGGATTAAAAGTATCTGATAAATTAGATGAAAAAAAGACAGAAACTTATAATAATTATGATAATGCAGTCTATTATAATGATTATGTTGTATCAAATTTAATTAATGATGTTAAAAAACTAGATACAAGTGCATCTCTTTTATATCTTTCAGACCATGGTGAAGAAGTTTATGATGATGTAAATAAATTGAAAATGGGAAGAAATGAATATGCTCCAACTGATTCTATGTATACTGTGCCTTTTATTATATATGGAAATAAAAAATACAGAGAAACAAATGATTATAATAAAATGAAAGCTTTAACAAATAGATATTTCTCTTCATCTGATTTAATCTATACTTTTAGTGATTTTGCAAAGTTAAGATATGATAGTTTAGATTTATCAAGAAGTATTTTAAGTGAAGATTTTGTACAAAGACCTATATATATTGGTGACCCTGAAAATAAAAAACCATTAAGAAATCTACTTAAAAATCCATTTGTTTATGAAAAAATAAAACTTCAGTCATAA
- a CDS encoding gamma-glutamyl-gamma-aminobutyrate hydrolase family protein, with product MRKKPVIGICLPNNGNKLAEIFIRFSLFLANAKAVSLRPNEHTSSEVIDGLILSGGSDINPLLYGGKKEAHNTKLDKKRDAFELTMINKAVKRRIPIFGICRGAQLLNIFFDGDLYPTVLDIEEYLIHKNSIFPIKDIIIKKRSRLFDIIKKRKLKANSLHNQAINKVGEDLKVTAKYKGLIQAIEKKNYPFMLAVQWHPEYLFYMKEHRKIFDDFVKACKV from the coding sequence ATGCGTAAAAAGCCAGTAATAGGAATATGCTTACCAAATAATGGTAATAAACTTGCAGAAATATTCATAAGATTTAGTCTTTTTTTAGCAAATGCAAAAGCTGTAAGTTTACGTCCTAATGAACATACTTCAAGTGAAGTAATTGATGGTTTGATATTAAGTGGAGGAAGTGATATAAATCCACTATTATATGGTGGTAAAAAAGAAGCACATAATACTAAACTTGATAAAAAAAGAGATGCTTTTGAACTTACTATGATAAATAAAGCAGTAAAAAGAAGAATTCCTATATTTGGAATATGTCGTGGAGCACAACTCCTAAATATCTTTTTTGATGGTGATTTGTATCCAACAGTTTTAGATATTGAAGAGTATCTAATCCATAAAAATTCAATTTTTCCAATAAAAGATATAATTATAAAAAAAAGAAGTAGGCTTTTTGATATTATTAAAAAGAGAAAACTCAAAGCAAATAGTCTTCATAATCAAGCAATAAACAAAGTAGGGGAAGATTTAAAAGTTACAGCAAAGTATAAAGGATTGATTCAAGCTATTGAAAAGAAAAATTATCCTTTTATGTTAGCTGTACAGTGGCATCCTGAGTATCTTTTTTATATGAAAGAGCATAGGAAGATATTTGATGATTTTGTAAAAGCTTGCAAGGTTTAA
- a CDS encoding amidoligase family protein, which yields MNSFKMPKMTQNYEGNIRKVGFEIEFSNMRMKRVVSLLKKTYNLKENRVNNFLYTFDSEFGKFVAELDFELLTKQKLKSNVVDFFDKIGMQIDESKVEKVEDMIGSISKDLVPYEISTPPIPLDKISMINDLSDSLYKVGAEGTRKKVYNAFGLHINIEVVSLDVQSLLDYLRAYVILESFLVKDAKIDITRKITPYIDKFKDDYIMKILSENYNPTLDEFIDDYIKYNPTRNRSLDMLPIFAFIDETKVRKSLKKQKINPRPAFHYRLSNSLVGEEDWKISDEWNRWLYVERVANDKKLLSKLSKKYLFHLEKFVNFTAWEEKVSKCVKSQ from the coding sequence ATGAATAGCTTCAAAATGCCAAAAATGACTCAAAACTATGAGGGTAATATAAGAAAAGTTGGTTTTGAAATAGAGTTCTCAAATATGAGAATGAAAAGAGTAGTATCACTACTAAAAAAAACTTATAATCTAAAAGAGAATAGAGTAAATAATTTTCTTTATACTTTTGATAGTGAATTTGGAAAATTTGTTGCTGAACTTGACTTTGAACTTTTGACAAAGCAAAAACTAAAATCAAATGTAGTAGATTTTTTTGATAAGATTGGTATGCAAATTGATGAATCAAAAGTTGAAAAAGTTGAAGATATGATAGGTTCTATATCTAAAGATTTAGTTCCATATGAGATAAGTACTCCTCCTATTCCTTTAGATAAAATATCTATGATTAATGACTTGAGTGATAGTCTGTACAAAGTAGGTGCAGAAGGAACTAGAAAAAAAGTTTATAATGCTTTTGGATTACATATAAATATTGAAGTTGTATCTTTGGACGTGCAGTCATTACTTGATTATTTACGTGCATATGTTATTTTGGAGAGTTTTTTAGTAAAAGATGCCAAAATAGATATTACAAGAAAAATCACACCATATATTGATAAATTCAAAGATGATTATATTATGAAAATATTGTCAGAAAATTATAATCCAACACTTGATGAATTTATAGATGACTATATAAAATATAATCCCACAAGAAATAGATCTTTAGATATGTTACCAATATTTGCTTTTATTGATGAAACAAAAGTAAGAAAAAGTCTAAAAAAACAGAAAATAAATCCAAGACCTGCCTTTCATTATAGATTATCAAACTCTTTAGTAGGTGAAGAAGATTGGAAAATATCAGATGAGTGGAATAGATGGTTATATGTGGAAAGAGTAGCAAATGATAAAAAACTTTTATCAAAATTAAGTAAAAAATATCTATTTCATTTAGAAAAATTTGTAAACTTCACTGCTTGGGAAGAGAAAGTTAGCAAATGCGTAAAAAGCCAGTAA